The Shewanella sp. MTB7 genome includes a window with the following:
- a CDS encoding N-acetylmuramoyl-L-alanine amidase → MIKVATILQFFILSVTLCSSFLAYSANKLDGVRIWAAPESTRVVFDLSKAPDFSNFTLTNPYRLVVDLQDTSTSFNLDKLANNSKLVKRVRISKPPSKGTLRLVIDLTQPVKSNLFSLAPTAPYGNRLVVDLDASGSNPVINASQPKVKLRDIVVAIDAGHGGDDPGSIGPSGIYEKQVVLQIAKKVEAKINATPGMKAVMTRSGDYFVNLNKRSDIARNSKADLLISIHADAFTSPQPRGASVWVLSMRRANSEIGRWLEHREKHSELLGGAGEIIQNTDNEQYLAMTLLDMSMDRSMAISHNIADDVLSNLGKVTKLHKYKPESASFAVLKSPDIPSILVETGFISNHKEEKLLSQRDHQNNIANAVHKGVLKYFESNPPVNSLMANKSLIKHKVRKGESLSVIAHKYQVSIVSIKQANGLKTNTLRIGQKLVIPRA, encoded by the coding sequence ATGATAAAAGTAGCTACGATTTTACAGTTTTTCATACTATCGGTGACTCTGTGTTCATCTTTTTTGGCCTACAGCGCGAATAAGCTAGATGGGGTAAGAATTTGGGCGGCTCCAGAGTCGACTCGAGTTGTATTTGATCTCAGTAAAGCACCTGATTTTTCCAATTTCACCTTAACTAATCCCTATCGATTAGTTGTTGATCTGCAAGATACTTCTACCTCTTTTAATCTGGATAAATTGGCTAACAATAGCAAATTAGTAAAAAGAGTTCGAATTAGTAAGCCACCATCTAAAGGGACGTTAAGACTGGTTATTGATCTGACTCAGCCAGTTAAATCTAACTTATTTTCCCTGGCTCCGACAGCTCCCTATGGAAATCGACTCGTGGTTGATCTCGATGCCAGTGGCTCGAACCCTGTGATAAATGCTAGTCAGCCTAAAGTTAAGCTTAGGGATATTGTGGTTGCTATAGATGCTGGGCATGGGGGTGATGATCCTGGTTCAATAGGACCATCTGGGATCTACGAGAAGCAAGTGGTTTTGCAGATAGCAAAGAAAGTAGAAGCTAAGATTAATGCGACTCCTGGAATGAAAGCTGTGATGACCCGTTCTGGTGACTATTTTGTTAATCTCAATAAACGCTCTGATATTGCACGAAACAGTAAAGCTGATCTTCTTATTTCTATTCATGCCGATGCATTTACATCGCCTCAACCTAGAGGTGCTTCAGTTTGGGTATTATCAATGAGGCGGGCTAACAGTGAAATTGGTCGTTGGCTCGAACATAGAGAGAAACATTCAGAGTTATTAGGTGGAGCTGGTGAAATAATTCAAAATACTGACAACGAACAATATTTAGCAATGACTTTATTGGACATGTCCATGGATAGATCGATGGCGATCAGCCACAACATTGCTGATGATGTACTGTCAAACTTAGGTAAAGTGACTAAGTTACACAAATATAAGCCTGAATCGGCTAGTTTCGCTGTTTTGAAATCCCCTGATATCCCCTCTATTTTGGTTGAAACGGGTTTTATTTCGAATCATAAAGAGGAGAAGCTATTATCGCAACGAGATCATCAGAACAATATCGCTAATGCGGTACATAAAGGGGTGCTTAAATACTTTGAATCTAATCCGCCAGTCAATTCCTTAATGGCGAATAAAAGTTTGATTAAGCATAAGGTTCGTAAAGGAGAATCTTTGTCAGTAATCGCGCATAAGTATCAAGTTTCGATAGTCAGTATAAAACAGGCTAATGGTTTGAAGACAAATACCTTAAGAATCGGCCAAAAGTTGGTTATTCCCAGGGCGTAG
- the tsaE gene encoding tRNA (adenosine(37)-N6)-threonylcarbamoyltransferase complex ATPase subunit type 1 TsaE produces MASIKVYLDNELDTVELGQRLAAIITPPLILNLSGELGAGKTTLSRGLIQALGHKGAVKSPTYALVEPYELAGVDLYHFDLYRLSDPEELEYMGIRDYFTETSICVVEWPDRGYGLIPDADISCHIKYVDTGREVEIVSGSEKGQLLLSKFK; encoded by the coding sequence ATGGCATCAATTAAAGTGTACTTAGATAATGAGCTAGATACGGTTGAATTAGGACAGCGTTTAGCCGCAATTATTACGCCTCCATTGATCTTAAATCTTTCAGGTGAGCTTGGTGCCGGTAAAACGACTTTGAGTCGCGGTTTAATTCAAGCATTGGGCCATAAGGGGGCGGTGAAAAGCCCCACTTATGCTTTAGTTGAGCCATATGAGTTAGCAGGGGTTGATCTATACCATTTCGATCTTTATCGTTTAAGCGATCCTGAAGAGCTAGAGTATATGGGGATCAGAGATTATTTTACCGAAACCAGTATCTGTGTTGTTGAGTGGCCAGACCGTGGTTATGGATTAATACCTGATGCTGATATTAGTTGTCACATAAAATATGTCGATACAGGTCGAGAGGTTGAGATTGTTTCGGGTTCCGAAAAAGGGCAATTGTTACTGAGTAAATTCAAATAA
- a CDS encoding phage integrase → MSIKATPNGYMVDIRPRGRNGKRYRKSFSTKAEAQQFERWIIATQNSKEWVNKARDTRHLSVLIDGWFKYHGQHLKEANNEFRKLKAVNALLGNPKAYQFDISMFMDYRAERSKGGATAGTINRDHMLLSSLFTVLIKAGQFHGEHPLKGIAKMKSNSKEMSFLSSSEIELLLNNLTGDARKIAKICLATGARWSEAANIQGSQVANCRVTFVDTKNGKNRTIPISSNLFAEIYHGRSGRLFNASYNDFRMLLQSLKFELPKGQATHVLRHTYASHFMMNGGNILTLQRILGHSTIMQTMAYAHLAPDHLQDAITFSPLSTICQNSIS, encoded by the coding sequence ATGTCAATTAAGGCAACCCCTAACGGTTATATGGTCGATATTCGCCCTCGTGGGCGCAACGGAAAAAGATACCGCAAGTCATTTTCGACTAAAGCGGAGGCTCAACAGTTTGAGCGGTGGATTATAGCCACTCAAAATAGTAAGGAATGGGTTAACAAAGCCCGTGATACACGACACTTATCAGTGCTTATTGATGGTTGGTTTAAATACCACGGCCAACATTTAAAAGAGGCTAATAATGAGTTTAGAAAGTTAAAAGCGGTTAACGCATTGCTTGGCAACCCTAAGGCATACCAATTTGATATCAGTATGTTTATGGATTACCGTGCCGAACGCTCCAAAGGAGGCGCGACCGCTGGCACAATTAATCGTGACCACATGTTATTAAGCAGTTTATTCACTGTATTAATTAAGGCTGGACAGTTTCACGGTGAACACCCATTAAAAGGTATCGCTAAAATGAAAAGTAATTCCAAAGAGATGAGTTTTTTATCTTCTAGCGAAATCGAGCTATTGCTTAACAATCTAACAGGTGATGCGCGTAAAATAGCGAAAATTTGCCTTGCTACTGGTGCCCGATGGAGTGAAGCCGCCAACATACAAGGCTCACAAGTTGCTAACTGTAGAGTGACCTTTGTCGACACAAAAAACGGCAAAAATAGGACAATCCCTATATCCAGCAATCTATTTGCTGAAATTTATCACGGTAGAAGTGGTCGACTATTTAACGCTTCTTATAATGATTTTAGGATGTTACTACAGTCACTTAAGTTTGAACTACCCAAAGGTCAAGCAACGCATGTTTTACGCCACACATATGCTAGTCACTTTATGATGAACGGAGGGAATATTTTAACACTACAGCGTATTTTGGGGCATTCAACGATTATGCAAACAATGGCCTATGCGCACCTCGCCCCAGACCATTTACAAGATGCGATAACGTTTAGCCCATTGTCCACAATTTGCCAAAATAGTATCTCTTAA
- a CDS encoding helix-turn-helix domain-containing protein, whose protein sequence is MFFSKQLKLIRKEESLTQTELSQLTDIPIRTIEKYEQGVSEPTLKNMKQITEHPMLKKYTLWLMTGTTAPESGQVCPAFSTNQDTHEKSGSVRKKA, encoded by the coding sequence ATGTTTTTTTCAAAACAACTAAAATTAATCAGAAAAGAAGAGAGCCTTACTCAAACAGAGTTAAGCCAACTTACTGATATACCAATAAGAACGATAGAAAAATATGAACAGGGAGTGTCCGAGCCGACACTCAAAAACATGAAGCAAATCACAGAACACCCAATGCTAAAAAAATACACGCTATGGCTGATGACGGGCACGACAGCGCCTGAGTCCGGTCAAGTGTGTCCGGCTTTTTCAACTAATCAAGACACGCACGAAAAATCAGGCTCAGTACGCAAAAAAGCATAA
- a CDS encoding 3'-5' exonuclease has product MTTCESNVESIYAAEIAKKWISSNAIILDTETTGLEWGCEVVEVAAIELATGNIIMNTLVKPTTPIPDEVIAIHGITNDMVENAPEFNLVLIDLLETTLGREIVAWNASFDLRLLLSTLHITMPFTVECQLVPCIRQHSDNTNRWHCAMLNYAQFRGDWNNAYGEYKWHSLENAAKQMGIELPSTRHRALEDCQLTREVILKMARRSNEKP; this is encoded by the coding sequence ATGACTACCTGTGAAAGTAATGTCGAAAGCATCTATGCCGCTGAAATAGCCAAAAAATGGATATCCTCAAACGCCATCATTCTTGATACAGAAACGACAGGTCTTGAATGGGGCTGTGAGGTTGTCGAGGTTGCCGCTATTGAGTTAGCCACTGGCAACATCATTATGAACACCCTAGTTAAGCCCACTACACCAATCCCTGATGAAGTTATTGCTATACACGGGATCACTAATGACATGGTTGAAAACGCACCTGAATTTAATCTTGTATTAATAGATCTTTTAGAGACCACTCTCGGGCGTGAAATTGTTGCTTGGAATGCTTCATTCGATTTGAGGCTATTGCTATCAACACTGCATATAACCATGCCTTTCACAGTTGAATGTCAATTAGTCCCATGCATACGGCAGCATTCAGATAATACGAATCGTTGGCACTGCGCCATGTTGAATTATGCCCAATTCAGGGGAGATTGGAACAACGCCTATGGTGAATACAAATGGCATTCACTCGAAAATGCAGCAAAGCAAATGGGTATTGAACTCCCATCTACACGTCATCGTGCGCTTGAAGATTGTCAATTAACACGTGAAGTGATCCTCAAAATGGCGAGGCGTAGCAATGAAAAACCCTGA
- a CDS encoding replication endonuclease — MLLVWKSYPFYKLPYLQPVGGDENDEEEIKPAIRFKAPRKLMPASDVSFVSIIMGIDRDDKHYNDEVEQDIHPPFLGYELLRQRKSKRMTAVANRIAYNVMQVALEAKEKDGEDRRFTAYFAAATLCEQWDIIPPYLAAVKRDHVLAAAECGLLRMTCPKWWGKQLNRMRDLCCEHMNVAAGLVSDSRPYVSEETLQEFIQQQKSAMKWLEDTMIENDEGVVLPLVEAAMAGNANPSNRLVELVVRARGVEEMAKDAGMIGFMITITCPSKYHANSYKWNMTNYKVAQEYLVKQFAKLRSALDYRGINIPGIRVAEPHKDGTPHWHMCTFIQPEHEETFKKLVTRYAFQVDGHEKGAKEKRLDIKPIDKRGAVGYVIKYLSKNIEGEFMQGELDLEANVEVSEGAKFARAWASRYHLRQFQFYGTESVQVWRELRRIKVGPQSPEIEAAKSAACASDWKGFEAAMKTAKLTLSYDITECGNEYGEVVKRVQGLDGIAFGQHRNIITRGEKWTLRGASDTEKDAYQALKKRRALFFF, encoded by the coding sequence ATGCTACTCGTGTGGAAAAGTTATCCGTTCTACAAACTGCCATATCTGCAACCTGTTGGTGGTGATGAAAACGACGAAGAAGAAATTAAACCCGCCATCAGGTTTAAGGCGCCACGAAAGCTTATGCCTGCAAGTGACGTGTCATTTGTCAGCATCATTATGGGTATTGACCGCGATGATAAGCACTATAACGACGAAGTAGAGCAAGACATTCACCCCCCATTTTTAGGTTATGAACTGCTACGCCAGCGCAAAAGTAAACGTATGACGGCTGTGGCAAATAGAATTGCTTACAACGTCATGCAAGTTGCATTAGAGGCGAAGGAAAAAGACGGGGAAGATAGACGCTTCACCGCCTACTTTGCAGCAGCCACACTGTGTGAACAATGGGACATCATTCCGCCTTACTTAGCCGCAGTAAAACGAGACCATGTTTTAGCTGCTGCTGAATGCGGACTTCTGCGCATGACCTGTCCCAAATGGTGGGGAAAACAATTAAACAGAATGCGTGACTTGTGCTGTGAACACATGAACGTTGCAGCGGGATTGGTATCTGACTCGCGCCCATACGTCAGCGAGGAAACACTTCAAGAATTTATTCAGCAACAAAAAAGTGCCATGAAGTGGCTAGAAGACACCATGATTGAAAATGATGAAGGTGTGGTCTTGCCATTGGTCGAGGCCGCTATGGCGGGTAATGCCAACCCATCAAATCGTTTAGTCGAACTCGTTGTTCGTGCCCGTGGTGTTGAGGAAATGGCTAAGGACGCCGGAATGATTGGTTTTATGATCACCATTACCTGTCCAAGCAAATACCACGCTAACTCATACAAGTGGAACATGACCAATTATAAAGTCGCGCAAGAATACCTGGTCAAACAGTTCGCCAAACTCCGTTCGGCTTTGGATTACCGAGGGATTAACATTCCTGGCATTCGTGTCGCTGAGCCTCATAAGGACGGAACGCCACACTGGCACATGTGCACGTTTATTCAGCCTGAGCATGAGGAAACCTTCAAAAAATTGGTGACCAGATATGCTTTCCAAGTTGATGGCCATGAAAAAGGCGCAAAGGAAAAACGGTTAGACATAAAGCCTATCGATAAGCGAGGTGCTGTGGGTTACGTCATTAAGTACCTGTCAAAAAACATTGAAGGTGAGTTCATGCAAGGTGAATTGGATTTAGAAGCCAACGTTGAGGTTTCTGAGGGCGCAAAATTTGCGAGAGCGTGGGCCAGCCGATATCACCTACGTCAATTTCAATTCTATGGCACTGAATCCGTACAAGTGTGGCGCGAGTTAAGACGTATCAAGGTTGGTCCACAATCTCCTGAAATAGAAGCCGCTAAATCTGCTGCTTGCGCATCGGATTGGAAAGGCTTTGAAGCTGCAATGAAAACCGCAAAGCTAACGCTGAGCTATGACATTACCGAATGTGGTAATGAGTACGGCGAAGTGGTCAAGCGGGTGCAAGGGCTTGACGGGATAGCGTTCGGGCAACATCGAAACATCATCACGCGCGGAGAAAAATGGACATTACGAGGTGCCTCCGACACTGAGAAAGACGCTTACCAAGCCCTTAAGAAACGTCGAGCTTTGTTCTTTTTTTGA
- a CDS encoding ogr/Delta-like zinc finger family protein codes for MRITCNVCGSKSIIQSTKDAMPGYAKFYCICTNPKCSHSFVASWSYEKTLNPSLQQTNELLINMVQRMEPAQQKKLIKQLQLTYL; via the coding sequence ATGCGTATAACCTGTAATGTATGCGGCAGTAAATCAATCATTCAAAGCACAAAGGATGCAATGCCTGGCTACGCCAAATTTTACTGCATTTGCACCAACCCAAAGTGTAGTCACTCGTTTGTGGCATCCTGGTCATATGAGAAAACCTTGAACCCAAGCCTACAGCAAACAAATGAGCTGCTCATCAATATGGTGCAACGAATGGAACCTGCACAGCAAAAAAAACTGATTAAACAGTTACAGCTAACGTACCTGTAA
- a CDS encoding TonB-dependent receptor domain-containing protein, giving the protein MLSRSIKLFSLSFIALSIQSHVYAQSENMPLTAEQSKQEITDPAPNKVLGAPKVDPIEVIKVTGRSYPRELKLTPPGTAIITMKEIEEQQSTQFAELVDELPGINIDGGTRVGGERINIWGFGDEEDLNLYLDNAPQGFEQYRYGSFFIDPDLIKQVQVIKGAHDVRSGNGGFGGSMYVTSKSAEDFLKPGEHFGARVKAGYSDNDDEKRSLISLYGQVNRHLSAIVNYTYRDANDTTLGNGVWGDNIADEGEPPEFDSGNEAKLRYSGYRQNSLLAKIDFDYGAHLLSLSMIDYKDEGQKPWANRRGQMPKISNYNIKKYGGYETALYATTADNTYQDTNYSLNYRYTPSNDWIDTQLVVSTSDNQRHWVRPDIAWEKMYVSVGNFGHESWLDYKRSFVDINNTSWFGDNNLIVGLQYLSSDRDSLVYNKTYENKEAKNFGLYTPYYQPSGKQQTTSAYAEFNYQITDNLSVKPSLRYDHIRSEGKGNLASDYNDLAAGHDYSAVSHSGLSPRLGINYLLSEQTQFSFDYAYTLQAPVIDDIYTVQYAKASKAIMSSRDLELERLHAYKLGVTQVNNDLFANDDVLSTQITLYYHKGENDIAKRSGVHSVEQAQGYNTNLGGYYNKGADLVINYRYHDLFADLDASYITGKHNGSLKDSTGEDEYLADLAPTNIGLKLGYYLTNDLMFAWRGKWYDSKSEDHMPAASSFRTDQPTDAYFIQDFYIAFTGESGPLNNWEAYLTVKNITNQYYKPYMGDGVAAAGRDVRVSVAYKF; this is encoded by the coding sequence GTGTTGTCACGTTCTATTAAATTGTTTTCATTATCATTTATTGCACTTTCCATTCAATCTCATGTCTATGCGCAAAGCGAAAACATGCCGTTAACTGCCGAGCAATCAAAGCAAGAGATAACGGATCCAGCACCAAATAAAGTGCTTGGAGCGCCAAAGGTTGATCCAATTGAAGTCATAAAAGTAACAGGCAGATCTTACCCACGAGAGCTAAAGCTAACCCCTCCTGGAACCGCTATTATCACCATGAAGGAGATTGAGGAGCAGCAGTCAACTCAATTTGCAGAGCTGGTCGACGAACTTCCCGGCATTAACATTGACGGGGGCACACGCGTTGGCGGCGAGCGAATTAATATCTGGGGTTTTGGCGATGAAGAAGATCTCAATCTGTATTTAGATAACGCACCGCAGGGCTTTGAGCAATATCGCTACGGCTCATTCTTTATTGATCCAGACCTTATTAAACAAGTTCAGGTCATAAAAGGCGCTCACGATGTACGTTCAGGTAATGGCGGATTCGGTGGCTCAATGTATGTGACCAGCAAGAGTGCTGAAGACTTTTTAAAACCAGGTGAGCACTTTGGCGCGCGAGTTAAAGCAGGATATAGCGACAATGATGACGAAAAACGCAGTTTAATTAGTTTATATGGTCAGGTTAACCGCCACCTTTCAGCAATTGTGAACTACACCTACCGTGATGCAAACGATACCACTTTAGGCAATGGTGTTTGGGGAGACAATATTGCCGATGAGGGGGAACCGCCAGAGTTTGATAGCGGTAATGAAGCTAAGTTACGCTATTCGGGTTATCGTCAAAATAGTCTATTGGCGAAAATTGATTTTGATTACGGCGCTCACTTACTGTCATTGTCGATGATCGATTATAAAGACGAAGGTCAAAAGCCTTGGGCAAACCGTCGCGGCCAAATGCCAAAAATTAGCAATTATAACATTAAAAAATATGGTGGTTACGAAACCGCACTCTATGCAACTACTGCGGACAACACCTATCAAGACACCAATTACTCGTTAAATTATCGCTACACTCCAAGCAACGATTGGATTGATACCCAACTTGTTGTCTCCACCAGTGATAATCAGCGACATTGGGTCCGCCCCGATATTGCATGGGAAAAAATGTATGTATCAGTGGGTAACTTTGGACACGAGTCTTGGCTTGATTACAAACGTTCGTTTGTAGATATCAATAATACCAGCTGGTTTGGCGATAATAACCTTATTGTGGGACTGCAGTATTTGAGTTCAGACCGTGATTCCTTAGTCTATAACAAGACTTATGAAAACAAAGAAGCCAAAAACTTTGGCCTGTATACGCCTTATTACCAACCGAGCGGAAAACAGCAAACAACAAGCGCATATGCTGAGTTTAATTATCAAATAACTGATAATTTGTCAGTAAAACCGTCACTTAGATACGACCATATACGTAGCGAAGGCAAAGGCAATTTAGCATCAGATTATAACGACTTGGCCGCAGGTCATGATTATAGTGCAGTTTCTCATTCAGGCTTGTCTCCTCGTTTAGGCATTAACTATCTGCTTAGTGAACAAACACAATTTAGTTTCGACTATGCCTATACCCTGCAAGCGCCTGTTATTGATGATATCTACACAGTGCAATACGCCAAAGCCAGCAAGGCAATCATGTCTAGTCGAGATCTTGAATTAGAACGTTTACATGCGTACAAACTTGGTGTCACTCAAGTCAATAACGATCTATTTGCCAATGATGATGTACTCTCTACTCAAATCACCTTGTATTACCACAAAGGTGAAAACGATATAGCAAAACGTTCTGGAGTGCATTCTGTAGAACAGGCACAGGGTTATAACACTAACCTTGGCGGTTACTACAATAAAGGTGCCGATTTAGTGATCAACTATCGTTACCACGATCTGTTTGCTGATTTAGATGCGTCTTATATTACCGGTAAACATAATGGCAGCTTAAAAGACTCAACAGGTGAAGACGAATATCTTGCCGACTTAGCGCCAACCAATATTGGCTTAAAGCTGGGTTATTACCTTACTAACGATTTGATGTTTGCTTGGCGCGGTAAATGGTACGACAGTAAATCTGAGGACCATATGCCTGCTGCAAGTAGTTTTAGAACTGATCAGCCAACGGATGCTTACTTTATTCAAGACTTCTATATTGCTTTCACTGGCGAGTCTGGTCCATTGAATAATTGGGAAGCTTATTTAACGGTGAAGAATATTACTAACCAGTATTACAAACCTTACATGGGCGATGGTGTTGCAGCTGCCGGCAGAGATGTCCGAGTCAGCGTTGCTTACAAGTTCTAA
- a CDS encoding IS6 family transposase — MLLNFSRRHFPTDIIMQALRYYLAYKLSYREIEEIFAERNIHFDHSTLSRWVIKYAPQLEVAFRKKKRYVSGCWRMDETYVKVKGRWVYYYRAVDKFGAIIDFYLSETRDEPAARAFFNKAINQHGLPEKVVIDKSGVNAAALDTINVRLWLSGYMLFMIEVLAIEYLNNIVEQSHRKVKGKMHQCLGWKSWEGAGSTLAGVELWSMIKQGQMNTTEKMTPWEQFYSLAA; from the coding sequence ATGCTACTTAACTTTTCGAGACGCCACTTCCCAACAGATATCATCATGCAAGCCCTTCGATATTACCTTGCTTATAAACTCAGTTACCGTGAAATAGAGGAGATATTTGCTGAGCGAAATATCCATTTTGACCACTCAACACTGAGCCGTTGGGTTATCAAATATGCGCCGCAACTCGAAGTAGCATTCAGAAAGAAAAAGCGTTATGTATCAGGTTGCTGGCGAATGGATGAAACCTATGTGAAAGTTAAAGGTCGTTGGGTTTACTATTATCGTGCCGTGGATAAATTCGGCGCGATTATTGATTTTTATTTGAGTGAAACCCGCGATGAGCCTGCTGCACGGGCATTTTTCAATAAAGCCATCAACCAGCATGGTTTACCTGAAAAGGTCGTCATTGATAAAAGTGGGGTGAATGCCGCGGCATTAGATACCATTAATGTTCGCCTTTGGTTGTCTGGTTACATGCTGTTTATGATTGAGGTTTTAGCCATAGAATATCTGAATAATATTGTTGAGCAGAGCCATCGAAAAGTGAAAGGAAAGATGCATCAATGTTTGGGTTGGAAGTCCTGGGAAGGTGCAGGATCAACACTCGCAGGAGTGGAGCTCTGGTCCATGATAAAGCAAGGGCAAATGAACACCACTGAAAAGATGACACCATGGGAACAATTTTATTCTTTAGCGGCCTAA
- a CDS encoding outer membrane protein OmpK: MKKQIITALSVFLVTPAISATSVDIGYKAYTSETKDDNGGAYEQPFVKLTHFNKADWGTLLAYIKLENVGEVKDAQDDKDGKLTVKSLIVVDKQIAKTKYNYWAQNFLSSNRTVMEDNLYLGVTTNRKYGDLFINAGAGLNYTAASFSPTGAHFDGLSGYAAVINASYPFSALGLKHSLAVNYEGQFDRDEEHMSTLAYDSYGHQIITTLKTSISQSFYTKLHLTHFDSWGAAPNDGIEYGVSVGFTF, from the coding sequence ATGAAAAAGCAAATTATTACTGCACTTTCTGTTTTTCTAGTCACACCTGCAATATCTGCAACATCAGTCGACATTGGTTATAAAGCTTATACTTCAGAGACTAAAGATGACAATGGTGGAGCTTATGAACAACCTTTTGTTAAGTTAACTCATTTTAATAAAGCTGACTGGGGGACGTTGTTAGCTTATATAAAGTTAGAGAATGTTGGCGAGGTTAAGGATGCGCAGGATGATAAAGATGGCAAATTAACAGTAAAATCATTAATTGTTGTCGATAAACAAATTGCTAAAACTAAATACAACTATTGGGCACAAAACTTTCTTTCGTCTAACCGTACCGTAATGGAAGATAATTTATATTTAGGTGTAACCACTAACCGAAAATATGGTGATCTGTTTATCAATGCTGGTGCAGGTTTAAATTACACCGCTGCCAGTTTTTCACCAACAGGCGCTCACTTTGATGGATTAAGTGGTTATGCGGCGGTAATTAATGCGAGTTACCCTTTTTCAGCACTAGGACTAAAGCACTCATTGGCGGTTAATTATGAAGGCCAGTTTGATCGAGATGAAGAGCATATGAGTACACTCGCTTATGACAGCTACGGTCATCAGATAATAACCACACTTAAGACAAGTATAAGCCAGTCATTTTATACAAAATTACATCTAACACATTTCGATAGCTGGGGAGCTGCACCTAATGATGGCATCGAGTATGGCGTATCAGTTGGCTTTACCTTCTAG